The DNA region GGCGTCATCAGGAAACGCATCGAAGATGCCAAAAGTGCTGGGTCCAAGACGAATCCCAAACCACGCAGTGGTGGCGGGCTCATCCATGACAAGGGAAAGACCTCCCTTGAGAAAGGTCTCAACGTCTTCTTCTTTTCCGGGCTTTGCTTCTAGCCGAACGAACAGTGCTACTTTTACCATGGTAGATGACACCCTATCCTCATCGCGCCGACAAAAAAGCAATTAGCTCAAAAATCTCGATCATTGCCCAATGTTTGACTATGTTCGAACGGAGTGATCGTGTCCCCACCGTGTTTGTTTGTAAGACTCTAGCCAACGCGCTGGGAGTGAAACTGAACACCTTGGTCCGCAGGGCCGAAGAAAGCGAGGCCAGTTCCTCTCGGGAGAGCGCCTGGATGTTTCCCCACCACTCCGAGCCAAGGCTAACGCAGGTGCAGCCGGAACCTACGAAACTTGGCCGGGTTTTCGTAGGCAGGGCGCCCTCCGCCCCGCCCGAAAAGCCCGGAAGGACGGGCTTTCTGCCCCGCCCCGTAAAAGTTCCCTTTGGGTATATCAAAGCGCCGCACCTACGGGGCTCGTCTCCTTGCCGAAAGCGCCGAAGCCCGGCTTGCGCCCCATGATGGAATGGACGCTTCAATGCCCAGTTCCCCCTTCCGACAAGTAGCCCTTCCCCCGTCCGTTCCAGGTCAGCTGTATCTAACGAACATGCCTGGCTACTGACGACCGGCGGAGTTCCACGTCCGGTTCTGGCAGGAACTAACCGAGAGCGGCTCGGAGGGGTGGGTCTTCTGCCTGGCCGGAGAAGCCGAGAGGGCGCGGAAAGCTCCTGACTACCCGAAGTTTCTGGAGGCCTCGAAGCTCGGAGAACGCTGGATAGAGTTCCCCATTCGTGACCGCTCGGTCCCAGAGGATCTAACTGCGTTCCTGGCCCTTCTGGACCGAATAGCCGGGTTGCTCCACCGGCCGACAACCGTCGTGGCGATCCACTGCGCCGCCGGAGTCGGGAGAACGGGAACGGTTGCGGTCTCGCTACTCATTCGGATCGGTCTAGCGCCCGATGACGCCCTGGCAGTGATCGAGCATGCTGGCAGTGAGCCGGAGACCACGCGCCAATTGGCATTCGCCAGAGCGGTCGAACCGCTTTCCTCAAACCAACTGGCGGACATCCTTTCACCCGCCGCAAATCTTGGCGCAATGAACCCCGGTGAACTATAGTTCTCCGTAATGAAAACTACCCGCTCGCTTTGCTCGTGCCACACTCCGGATGGGGCGCAACTGGTCCTACACGAGCACGATGGGCATTACTTTTTGAGAATTGATGGCGTGCAGTTGATGTCAACAACCGCAAGCGCCTCAGAGCAAACGATGGCCGAGCTTGCTTGCAACGCCGTGCCCGCGGCAAAGCAGCGCATTCTCATCGGCGGACTGGGCTTTGGTTTCACGCTACGGCGAGTGCTGGAATGCTGCGCAGCGGACGCGATCATCGATGTCGCGGAGCTGCTTAACGAAGTCATTACCTGGAACCAGGAGCACCTCCAGTCCGTCAATGGTCTCCTACTCGATGACCAGCGAGTAAGAATCCACCTACGTGATGTCTATGAGCTTTTGGATGGTAAGCAGCGGTATGACGCGATCTTGCTGGACGTGGACAACAGTCCCGATGCGCTAGTCCAGACGGGCAACGCGCGCCTCTACAACCACGGCGGGGTACAGCGGGTGATGGCGGCATTGCAGCCGAAAGGCCGCGTCGTCTACTGGGGCTCACCGCGATAGATCCTTCGCCAAGGTGCTTGGGCGCGTCTTTAAACAGGTGGAGTGCGTCCAAGCAAAGGCGTATCCGAATGCCAAGAGGTTCACGCACACCTTGTTCGTTGCTGACAGGGACTAAGTAGCCTTCCATTGCTTGCGACGGCGATGACGCGAGACGAATGGGCGCCTAAGCAAACAACCCCGGCGCAGAAATTAGACACCCTGCCCGCTCTCGTGCTTCCATTGGTCCACGGTCACCTGAACGGTTTTGGCGGCTTGACGCCGGCGCGTTGACCGACCGTTCAGCGCTTCCCGTCCCACTCGATTCAGCACTGCGAGGAGCGAACTTGGAGCATCGAGCAATCGCAGCCGAGCAAAGTTAGCGGTCCAAACCTATCGCCGACCTTCAGTGGCTCGGGTGAGTTTGCTGGAATCGGTCGATCCATGGACATTTGCGTTTCGAATTTTCGTCTAATGCGGACGTTTGCCGTCCAAAAAAGCATAAAGCTTTCTCTCGTCGATGTCAGCAGCCTTCCTCACCCGCTGATGGCTGATGCCTGTAGCTTCTTGCGGAACGTCAGGCAGACTCGGCGCATAAAAAAGGAACTGAACACCAGCGCCACCTCATCACAGCAGTGAATTACTTGTCAAATCCGCGTCTCATCAGGCTGCCGGCGAAGGCGTGCAGATCGCTGCCCGAGAAGCCGGTCGATGCGATCTGCTAGGATCAAGTCGCGGCTCACCGAACTCGGGCTGACAACCTACACACCGTCGCAAGTAGCGGCGCAATGGTTAAACTCTTGGCGGAGGAAGCCGAGAGCGGCCCTGCATCGGCACGCCAACTGACCTTGCCGTTCGCCGGCTTTAGCGATCTAGAGGCCGCAAGTAGAAAGTCCACGACAGAAGAAAGCGCATTACCTCCGATTGGTCTAGCTAAGCCATTTCATTGCTGAATGCCCATTCGAGCGTCGCTACGAGCGCCCGCTGCTTCGAAGTGGCAAATGAACGCTTCGCCCGGATTTGAGACCAATTCAGCTTTGCATAATCACAGACCGCATGTTGCCACCGCCCGCTAGGCCAAGGCGTCCCCGCTTTCAAAGCGACCTCGCCAATCGGCTTCCTGCATTCGGTGAAGTGAATACGAACTGCTTCCCACCGCTCCTCGAGCCGTTCTCCCCCGGTTCGCGGCGCGTCCAGCGGCAGATCGGAGAACTCGATGGCGAGTCCTTTGGGCAGGTCAATGAGCGCCGAACGGAAGTCATTCCAACACTCTTCCTTCTTGCACCACTCCGTGATATTGCGCCCACCTGGAGGTTTTGTGATATGTTCTCTCGCGGAGTAAGCCACACTATCGATCGCCTGAACGAGGTTGCTGGAGACCCCCTGAAGCCTCCAGATCTCATCCAAATCAATTCGATGACCGGTGCTTCTCGCGAGCCAAGCGATTGAATAGGTCACGATGTTCGCCCGATATCCCGGATAATCCTGCTTGCTCACAATCTGCTCAGTTCGACGGAATAGGATCGCTTTAGCCACTAACCGCTTGAAATAGATTTCGTCGACTACTGGCCATCCGTTGTCCTCACGGTCGGAAGTCCAGTGGGCGAAGTTCTTCTCTGCCCCACGACTAACCAAGTGCGGCAACTCATCCCAAGAGTTCTCATATTTCGCCAAGTCTGTTTTGGTAAACTTCTGAGTCATTGGATGCTGCTTCTGCCACTGCTCGATCTTTGCAGGAGTTCCCGCACGTGCCTTGTCATCCAAGTAAGAACCTCTCGCTCGCTCGTAATACCAGTAGGTGCCCCGCTGCATCCCGTCCGAACCCAGAGCTGGCGTAGTCCGGGACAGATTCTCCAGCTTTTGATGAAATGGCCCGTTGGCGGAAAAGTCCGCCGTGTTGACCTTGTTCTGGCTGTTCGCATACAGTGAGATCAAGGGAACGAGCTCTTCAAGGACCTTCGCATCCTTCGCTTGCGTCAGCTTGACCTGGACCACCACACCTGAGATGTCAGCCTTCTCTTTCTTCCACGCATGGTAGATCCCGGCCGTGGTTTGTCCGCCGTTCACGATCTGGAAATCCGTGGCAGAGCGAAGCACGTACAACCCGCTGCGCACCTCCTCCAATACAACTGCTTGGGCGGTAGCGGAAATACCGTTGTTGTAAGCGAGAAAACGATGCGGCGTCTCGGAGATCGTTTGCTGGATTCCCGCGTTGACCTTACCTTTCACTTGGAGGAAGGCGCGGACGTTCCGTTCCAACAGGCGCGGCCCGAAGTCGCCGTAGATCCGCGCCAACGTCGCGCCCGGGAAGAACGCCAAGAAGGTGCGGTATTCCTCGCGCGCCTCGCCTTGACCCAAGCAGGGTATCCCGCCGCCCGGCTCATTCGAAAAATCCAGTTCAATCGCCTCACGCTGCCTTCCTGATTCGTGGAATTGATGGATTTTCGCCAGATCCCAGAGGATCGGCTTCAATTCGATATCCCCGAGAACTCCTGCCGCCTCATCGAAACGCTCGCCTTTCGGAACCTTCGCGATGCCGTTGGTAAGCAAATAGATCCGGACGGTACTGAGAGAGTCGCGCAACTCATGGATTCTCCTCGCGACATCGAATACCTCGTGGGACTCCTCCAGCAGGGTGTAAAAGCCATCCATTGACCTCTGGAGAAAGCCTCTCGCCAGCTTGAAATGCCTAAGCACCTCCGCCGCCGTTACCGTGTGTATTGCCGCGTCGTCGTCGTAGATGCAGACGAAAAGATCGAGCGTCACCCCATCCCCGGCAAAGCAGTATGCGTTCAGTTTGGTGGCCGGAGCTTGCCCCCGCGCATCCGATCGATAGTAGCATGTCTCCGCCTCGGAAATCTCGCCAGCTTCCGTTAGATCCTCCAACATTTCCTCAGTGAAGGCCTCCTCACGCATCTGGCCGTCTTCATTCCCGGCACAACGGGCGAAAACTTGCTGGCGATAATTTTCGGCGAATTGTTCCAAGATCATTTGTGGTGCTTCGGCAGGGGGGGAGACTTGATTGCCCGGCGCAAAACTTCGGCGGTGACCGCGTATGGTTCACAGGCAGCAAGGGCGAGGGCATAGCGAAGGGACCCGACGCCGGGAGGCAGATCCTTTTCAACAATCCGGGGGAAGCCCTTTTTCACCGCGAAGTCGCTGCATCCGCGAGCAATCCAGCCCGTTGTTTCGTAGAGTGGCGCGTGAACGTCCAAGTATCCTGCCTGCAACAACCTATCCTCGAAAAGTTCGGCAGCGGCGGTTCCAGCAAGCAGCGCCCGCAGCTTGGCAACCGTCACGGGCAACGGCTCTCCCGCACCTTCGCGCTCGGCCAAAGCGTAGTGCCGGAGGAAGAGACGCGAAAGTCCCTGCGAGTCCAACTGACGCTCGCTGGACACAGTGACCACGAAGGGCGGCTTGCCGGAGGTCGCCTTGATCTCAATGGCTCCACCGCCAATCAAGAAGTCTTGCGCGGCTCCCGTCGGACCTTGCCATGCCGCAACCGATCGCTCAGGTCCACAGGCAGGGACCAGTTCGCATCCCAAGAAATGCAACTCCGCCCAGAGCCCTCGCCGTGCCTCGGGACTCAGTCCCTCCGCCTTACTTGCAAGAAACTTCTGCCAGCGGGCAAGCCCGCCCAACAAGGCGGAGATCTTCCCCTCCGATACTGGTGCCTGGGAGACTCTCCTAGCTAGGTCCTCGGCCAAAGCGGAAAACATGTCTGAATGACGGGACTCCTTCATCATCACGCCGAACAGCAACTCGGTTCCCTGCGGCGAGGATACGATCTCAAGTCCCCTGCAATTCGGCCAATGTCGCTTCGAAGGCACCAGCGATGGCTCCACCCGCAAAAGTAGCCCCCGTTGCCCGGACATCAGCTCGACCCCGGCATGGAGGGGGCAAGCGGCCGACGGGCGGATCTGCCGAAGCACCCAACCAGAAGCCTTGCGGCCCTTCGAGGCGTTCGCGCGTGCCGATTCCAGCTGTGGCCAAAGGTTTTCGATCTTCATTCCTCCTCCGGGTCGTAATCTTCATCACGCAGTTGCCGAATAAGAACAGGATTGGCCTTGTAGTTAAGCCGCCTTGCCGTGTGGCTGCTCGGGAAGCTGAAAACCAGCCCGAGGTAGGCTGGCTCCTCTTTGGCTAAACAAGGCTCCGCCGGACTTAGCGCGTAAAGCAGCAGGAGTCCGTGAGTCGACGGGCGGAGCTGGCGAATCACAACCCCGTTTGGTTCCGTCGGTTCGGGTTTATTCGCTCGTCGAGCCCGGTCACGCGTGAGTGCAAGGGCAACTTCGTCGAGCTGCTTTCCCAAGTACGACTGAAGCAACGCAACGTCGTCGGCACTGAACAACGGCTTTCCGTCTTCCGTCTCAGTGAAATCCCGTTTCGCCATCAGAGCCGATAGCATCGGCGCATCGAGTTGGAAGAAACAGAGGTCGAGCACCTGGTGTGTTGGGCTCTGGATGTTTGCTTGCGAAGTACTATAGCGAGAGGCTGTGGACGCTCCGTCCTCCTTCCGAACGGTCAGGCCGATACCCGTAAGACCGGCCACATCCCTCGTGAGCGCCTCACTTGCCTGAGTGCTGGACACCAATGCGACCGTCCAATTGGTTAGTTCGTCCTGGGCAGCTTGGCTGAGTATAAAGTCGACGACCCGGATTTTATCCACGGTGTGGCATTGGGGGTGAATCGACATGCTGGCTAGCAACTCGTGGCAAAGCTGCTTCGCGGTCACATCCCTCCAGACCAACGCAAGGCGCCGCTTTCCATCGCGCGTCCTTCTCTCGCTAGGATCTTGGAGCGTCGCCGTAAAGTCGCGAAGCGTTCGGAGATTCGCGGCACGAATCTCGACCCTCCGATCGAAATGTGCGGTCTGGATGAGGGTGCCGGCATACGAAAAGCGCAGGGTCTGGGCGTGGCACATCTTATTCATCGCTGTTACCATCAGGCCTGCAGGATGCGACCGAACACGCAGCCCGTAGTCTTCCGGCGTTCGCTTGCTTTCCGACATCATGTCGAAATCCCTGCGCAATTCTTCCTCGGCGAGACCGATGTGACGGTACCAGAGCCTGAGATCGGCTGTCGTGTAGAGACGGCACAAATCGAGATATCCTGGCCGGTAGCCGAACCACCGACCCATCTGCATCAGCGTGTCATACATCCTCGACGTCCGCAGGAAATAGCTCACCGAGAGCCCTTCTAGTGTCAGCCCCCGGGAGAGCTTGTCACCCCCAACCGCGATCACGTTGAATCCAGCTGGGTGATTGATGTAATCGAGCACGTCACCCGCCGTGCCATTGATTTCCTTGATCTCGATCCGCGAGACGGCCTCCACCAGTTGGGCTTCCACTTCCGA from Luteolibacter sp. Y139 includes:
- a CDS encoding PD-(D/E)XK motif protein, coding for MKIENLWPQLESARANASKGRKASGWVLRQIRPSAACPLHAGVELMSGQRGLLLRVEPSLVPSKRHWPNCRGLEIVSSPQGTELLFGVMMKESRHSDMFSALAEDLARRVSQAPVSEGKISALLGGLARWQKFLASKAEGLSPEARRGLWAELHFLGCELVPACGPERSVAAWQGPTGAAQDFLIGGGAIEIKATSGKPPFVVTVSSERQLDSQGLSRLFLRHYALAEREGAGEPLPVTVAKLRALLAGTAAAELFEDRLLQAGYLDVHAPLYETTGWIARGCSDFAVKKGFPRIVEKDLPPGVGSLRYALALAACEPYAVTAEVLRRAIKSPPLPKHHK
- a CDS encoding AIPR family protein — translated: MILEQFAENYRQQVFARCAGNEDGQMREEAFTEEMLEDLTEAGEISEAETCYYRSDARGQAPATKLNAYCFAGDGVTLDLFVCIYDDDAAIHTVTAAEVLRHFKLARGFLQRSMDGFYTLLEESHEVFDVARRIHELRDSLSTVRIYLLTNGIAKVPKGERFDEAAGVLGDIELKPILWDLAKIHQFHESGRQREAIELDFSNEPGGGIPCLGQGEAREEYRTFLAFFPGATLARIYGDFGPRLLERNVRAFLQVKGKVNAGIQQTISETPHRFLAYNNGISATAQAVVLEEVRSGLYVLRSATDFQIVNGGQTTAGIYHAWKKEKADISGVVVQVKLTQAKDAKVLEELVPLISLYANSQNKVNTADFSANGPFHQKLENLSRTTPALGSDGMQRGTYWYYERARGSYLDDKARAGTPAKIEQWQKQHPMTQKFTKTDLAKYENSWDELPHLVSRGAEKNFAHWTSDREDNGWPVVDEIYFKRLVAKAILFRRTEQIVSKQDYPGYRANIVTYSIAWLARSTGHRIDLDEIWRLQGVSSNLVQAIDSVAYSAREHITKPPGGRNITEWCKKEECWNDFRSALIDLPKGLAIEFSDLPLDAPRTGGERLEERWEAVRIHFTECRKPIGEVALKAGTPWPSGRWQHAVCDYAKLNWSQIRAKRSFATSKQRALVATLEWAFSNEMA
- a CDS encoding protein-tyrosine phosphatase family protein — translated: MEFPIRDRSVPEDLTAFLALLDRIAGLLHRPTTVVAIHCAAGVGRTGTVAVSLLIRIGLAPDDALAVIEHAGSEPETTRQLAFARAVEPLSSNQLADILSPAANLGAMNPGEL